A window of Flammeovirga kamogawensis genomic DNA:
TTTCTAGGAGTGTAAAAATGCATCCTCTAGCCATATTCTTAGCCGTATTTGTAGGCTCTGCATTGGGTGGTGTTATAGGGATGGTTTTTGCTATTCCGACACTAACAATTTTAAAAGTAGGCTCGGAGGAGTTTTGGTATGGATATAAAAAATATCAGATCTTTAGAAATGAAAAGCCAAAGGTCAAAATAAAAGAAGCATCTGATAGTTAACTATCAGATGCTTCTTTTATGAAAAACAGGAACTCTACTTTTTAAATACCATTGATACAGCTACCTGTGTAACCACAATTAATGGCAAAGCTGCAACTTGTAAAAAGAGTAAAAGTAAAATACTAATTCCTATTAAGATATATCTAGACTCATTTCCTTTCCATCCAAAGTTCTTAAACTTTAAAGAAACTAAAGGAAGCTCTGCGTTTAATAAATATGACATCACTACAACTATTCCAATTAGAACATATTCGTTCATAACATAAGGAGTAAACTGCGGATACATATCTATAATTAAAGGCAAGGATCCAATCAGTAATGCATTTGCTGGAGTAGGAACACCAATAAAACCATCAGATTGTCTTTCATCAACATTAAAGTTAGCTAATCTTACTGCTGAAAATGCTGC
This region includes:
- the pssA gene encoding CDP-diacylglycerol--serine O-phosphatidyltransferase; the protein is MGIKRHIPNAITCGNLLSGCFGISQCFEGNLILGASMIIVGAGFDFFDGFAARMLKVSSPVGKELDSLADMVTFGVLPAVILYQLFLQLNVHEYIPYLAFLIAAFSAVRLANFNVDERQSDGFIGVPTPANALLIGSLPLIIDMYPQFTPYVMNEYVLIGIVVVMSYLLNAELPLVSLKFKNFGWKGNESRYILIGISILLLLFLQVAALPLIVVTQVAVSMVFKK